Proteins encoded in a region of the Macaca mulatta isolate MMU2019108-1 chromosome X, T2T-MMU8v2.0, whole genome shotgun sequence genome:
- the LOC720015 gene encoding 10 kDa heat shock protein, mitochondrial: protein MAGQAFRKFLPLFDRVLVERSAAETVTKGGIMLPEKSQGKVLQATVVAVGSGSKGKGGEIQPVSVKVGDKVLLPEYGGTKVVLDDKDYFLFRDGDILGKYLD from the coding sequence ATGGCAGGACAAGCGTTTAGAAAGTTTCTTCCACTCTTTGACCGAGTATTGGTTGAAAGGAGTGCTGCTGAAACTGTAACCAAAGGAGGCATTATGCTTCCAGAAAAATCTCAAGGAAAAGTATTGCAAGCAACAGTAGTCGCTGTTGGATCGGGTTCTAAAGGAAAGGGTGGAGAGATTCAACCGGTTAGCGTGAAAGTTGGAGATAAAGTTCTTCTGCCAGAGTATGGAGGCACCAAAGTAGTTCTAGATGACAAGGATTATTTCCTATTTAGAGATGGTGACATTCTTGGAAAGTACCTAGACTGA